The genomic interval TCCACGAGCGCCGCGACCTGGTCGGCCAGGCTGAAGCCGTCGGTCTCGCGCGGCTCGGTCATCAGGTTCGAGACGAACACCTTGAGCGCTGCCGAGCTGCGCAGCGCATCCGCGACGCCTTGAACGAGTAGATTCGGAATCACGCTCGAGAGGAGGGAGCCCGGGCCCAGCACGACGAGGTGAGCCCGGTCAATGGCTTCGAGGAGATCCGGGAGGGGACGACACTCCGCGGGATCGAGGAAGACGCGCCGGATCGGCTTCGGAACCTCCGCAAGCTTTTCCTCCCCGATCACCACAGACCCGTCAGCACCCTCGACGCCCAGGCGGACGTTGTCGAGCGTGGATGGGAGGATCGTCCCCTTTACCGCGAGCACCTTGGCGGAGACCTGAATCGCGGACAGGAAATCCCCCGTCACCTGAGCCAGCGCAGCGAGGAAGAGGTTACCGAAGCTGTGCCCGGCGAGCCCGCCCTCGCCGCGGAAGCGGTACTGGAAGAGGCGGCTCATGAGCGGCTCCACCTCGGCCAGCGCCACGAGACAGTTGCGGATGTCGCCCGGCGGCAGCATCTTCAGCTCGTCCCGGAGCCGCCCCGAGCTGCCGCCATCGTCGGTGACCGTGACGACCGCGGTGAGCGACTCGATCCGGTTGCCGATCTCGCGCTTGAGCCCTGTCAGGACGACGGGCAGGCCTGTCCCGCCGCCAATCGCAACGACCCGCCAGCGCCCTGAACGAACTTTACGCTTTCCCCCGGGCATGCGTCCCCTTCCGGTGCGTTTCATGATACCACGCGGGCCTCGCACCCTTCATGCCGGCCCCCGAACGCGGCGCGGCGGCGCCAACAACTCGGGCCTCGCCTCGTGACGGGCCTGCCTCCCGGCATGGCCGCCGTCCCTCGGCTCGAACTGCTACGTTGACGCGAGGACACAGGTCACCCCCGCCTCCTGTTGCGCAGGTGAGACAGGAGGCGCGCGATCCGATCAGGGAGCGGCGAGGTGAAATCGAGCGGCTGGCCGCTGACCGGGTGGACCAAGCCGAGGGTTGCCGCATGGAGCGCGACCCCGGAGAGGCCATTCACGAGCGCCGACAGGATCGGATCCCGGATCCGCGGCATGGCCCGTCGCCCGTAGGTGTCGTCGCCGACGACCGGGTGACCCAGGGATGCCAGGTGAACCCGGATCTGATGCGTGCGACCGGTGCCGAGCCTGGCCTCCAGGTACGTGAAGCCCGGGAAGCGCTCGATGACGGTGTAGTGAGTGAGCGCGGCCTTCCCCTCGCCCGCCGGGCGGATCGCCATCCGCGTGCGGTCGCGCGGGTGACGGCCGATCGGCGCCTCGATCACGCCCCGGGACGGCGTCAGCTCGCCGTGGACGAGGGCCAGGTAGCACCGCGACACACGCCTGGCCGCGAACTGTT from Candidatus Rokuibacteriota bacterium carries:
- a CDS encoding YvcK family protein, giving the protein MKRTGRGRMPGGKRKVRSGRWRVVAIGGGTGLPVVLTGLKREIGNRIESLTAVVTVTDDGGSSGRLRDELKMLPPGDIRNCLVALAEVEPLMSRLFQYRFRGEGGLAGHSFGNLFLAALAQVTGDFLSAIQVSAKVLAVKGTILPSTLDNVRLGVEGADGSVVIGEEKLAEVPKPIRRVFLDPAECRPLPDLLEAIDRAHLVVLGPGSLLSSVIPNLLVQGVADALRSSAALKVFVSNLMTEPRETDGFSLADQVAALVEHAGPGVVDGVLVNSRPLAERVLARYRAAGSAPTRIDYDRVVQWGVRIHEADVLAPADKVRHHPQRLGQALLELLDRDAEKGP
- a CDS encoding RluA family pseudouridine synthase: MAGEPPTEFSVGPEEAGLRLDRLLVARLPELSRTRLQSLVASGRVIVAGEPRKAAYRVRPGERVSVTVPPPELERLVPEAVPLSIVYEDEHLLVVDKPAGMVVHPGAGHTSGTLAAALLAHAPSLAGVGGPGRPGIVHRLDKGTSGLLVVAKRPRAYTALVKQFAARRVSRCYLALVHGELTPSRGVIEAPIGRHPRDRTRMAIRPAGEGKAALTHYTVIERFPGFTYLEARLGTGRTHQIRVHLASLGHPVVGDDTYGRRAMPRIRDPILSALVNGLSGVALHAATLGLVHPVSGQPLDFTSPLPDRIARLLSHLRNRRRG